The following coding sequences lie in one Spinacia oleracea cultivar Varoflay chromosome 1, BTI_SOV_V1, whole genome shotgun sequence genomic window:
- the LOC130465424 gene encoding protein FAR1-RELATED SEQUENCE 6-like produces MVNHAVGGGRRRLQLDNQADDSELDEMTFQVLGEQCDISSDEGVDESGDDLADESGEGVDESGDDLADESGEDLADENGNGYRNVDEEDAEDECGYESYDYDSGDDYDEELDVGEDLNEEVFMGNDDDLKEDNDVDAENQAENDVDGEENDSLVGEGVGNAVGQGSGLKGNISGVYTTPTRRREGPALASPVVGMSFPSWEGMNNYYRLYGEQQGFGVVCVGGRSCPKLKQENGKSNSLKTYVWRCECYGRTTYRRMVNGKKVSMALDPLVKKKSKKCNCPAMLYGAREQDNSWVVKSVLNEHVNHNPTPTKSNHISMYRVKKITDTILNQIVNDHDSGAPITQIFNNLAGRRNGVENIGFTKKDMHNILNKRMRLRLRDGDAAAMINYLDRMTKDNQKIFHLHRVDKSGKLRDVMWVDARSREAYKYFGDVVCFDSTYLTNKYELPFSNFVGVNHHGQTILLGCALLSHEDAETFVWLFRSWLSCMGGKAPAAMMTDQDAAMRKAIRIAMPMPQTRHRWCMWHIMQKFSRKLGSLNDFPQIKVALQNAIYNSLTPVEFEEEWAVAIKTFKLDTKEETKKCYKWLEGMQTTQRVESINSFFDGYLKKNTRLYQFAPRYCKAMESRANDERAADVNCSRFSRPLVGEFAVERKFQKIHTDAKFVEVQLQCMRVCYVSPISSKPISDVEVEHLLSDKVWVWSKFLKKEISLSGRKRTYVVLFNKETSVAKCDCKHFECHGIVCRHIIKVLDVENVETVPAAYIVDRWRKDIQRKHTLVKVAYHDPEKTEEVKRYDKIMNAIEPVALRGSLAE; encoded by the exons ATGGTGAATCACGCTGTGGGCGGCGGAAGGAGAAGATTACAGCTAGATAATCAG GCTGATGATAGTGAACTGGATGAAATGACATTCCAAGTGTTGGGTGAACAATGTGATATATCTAGTGATGAAGGTGTTGATGAAAGTGGGGATGATTTAGCCGATGAAAGTGGTGAAGGTGTTGATGAAAGTGGTGATGATTTAGCCGATGAAAGTGGTGAAGATTTAGCCGATGAAAATGGTAATGGATACAGAAATGTGGATGAAGAAGACGCTGAAGATGAATGTGGTTATGAATCTTATGATTATGATAGTGGGGATGATTATGATGAGGAACTGGATGTGGGAGAAGATTTGAATGAGGAAGTTTTCATGGGTAATGACGATGACCTTAAAGAGGATAATGATGTTGATGCTGAAAATCAAGCTGAAAATGATGTTGATGGAGAAGAAAATGACTCATTAGTAGGAGAAGGTGTGGGTAATGCTGTAGGACAAGGTAGTGGATTGAAAGGAAATATTTCTGGAGTGTATACAACCCCTACAAGGAGGAGAGAAGGCCCTGCATTAGCCAGCCCTGTAGTTGGAATGTCATTTCCTAGTTGGGAAGGTATGAATAACTATTACCGTTTGTATGGGGAACAACAAGGATTTGGTGTAGTCTGTGTAGGGGGAAGAAGTTGTCCCAAATTAAAACAAGAAAATGGGAAATCAAATTCCCTAAAAACTTATGTGTGGAGGTGCGAGTGTTACGGAAGAACCACTTACAGGCGCATGGTCAATGGGAAAAAAGTGAGTATGGCCTTGGATCCACTTGTGAAGAAGAAGTCCAAAAAGTGTAATTGCCCTGCTATGTTGTATGGTGCTCGTGAGCAGGATAATAGTTGGGTGGTGAAGAGTGTTCTAAACGAACACGTGAACCACAATCCAACACCTACAAAGTCTAATCATATATCGATGTATAGGGTGAAGAAAATTACTGATACAATTTTAAATCAGATTGTAAATGATCATGATTCAGGGGCGCCAATTACACAGATTTTCAACAACCTAGCTGGTAGACGGAACGGGGTTGAGAATATTGGGTTTACCAAAAAAGATATGCATAATATTTTGAATAAGAGGATGCGATTGAGGCTTAGAGACGGAGATGCTGCGGCAATGATAAACTATTTAGATAGAATGACCAAGGACAACCAAAAAATTTTCCATCTGCACCGCGTAGATAAATCAGGGAAGTTGAGGGATGTTATGTGGGTTGACGCTCGTAGTAGAGAAGCGTATAAGTATTTTGGGGATGTGGTTTGCTTTGACTCGACCTACCTCACAAATAAGTATGAGTTGCCGTTTTCGAACTTTGTTGGGGTAAATCACCATGGGCAGACCATATTATTAGGATGTGCTTTATTATCCCACGAAGATGCAGAGACATTTGTGTGGTTGTTTCGGTCGTGGTTGTCCTGTATGGGGGGAAAAGCGCCAGCAGCAATGATGACTGACCAAGATGCTGCAATGAGGAAGGCGATTCGGATAGCAATGCCAATGCCACAAACTCGACATCGCTGGTGCATGTGGCACATAATGCAGAAGTTTAGCCGGAAACTAGGGTCGTTGAATGATTTCCCCCAAATAAAAGTTGCGTTACAGAATGCCATATACAATAGTTTAACTCCTGTTGAGTTTGAGGAGGAATGGGCGGTTGCTATCAAAACATTTAAACTCGACACAAAGGAGGAGACAAAGAAATGCTATAAGTGGCTTGAAG GTATGCAGACTACTCAAAGGGTGGAGAGCATAAATAGTTTTTTCGACGGCTACTTGAAGAAGAACACGAGGTTGTATCAGTTTGCTCCAAGATATTGCAAGGCAATGGAAAGTAGGGCGAATGATGAAAGAGCTGCGGATGTGAACTGTAGTCGTTTCAGTAGACCGTTAGTGGGTGAGTTTGCTGTGGAAAGAAAGTTTCAGAAGATACACACAGACGCGAAGTTTGTTGAAGTTCAGCTACAGTGCATGCGCGTATGCTATGTTTCCCCCATAAGTTCGAAACCGATTTCTGACGTGGAGGTGGAACACCTTTTATCAGACAAAGTGTGGGTGTGGTCCAAGTTTCTGAAGAAGGAAATATCCTTGTCCGGTAGAAAGCGTACATATGTTGTACTCTTCAACAAAGAAACGTCAGTTGCGAAGTGTGATTGCAAACACTTTGAGTGCCATGGCATAGTGTGCCGGCATATAATCAAGGTACTGGACGTGGAGAATGTGGAAACAGTACCTGCCGCTTATATTGTTGATCGTTGGAGGAAAGATATCCAACGTAAGCACACCCTTGTCAAGGTTGCGTATCATGATCCAGAGAAGACTGAGGAAGTTAAGCGATACGACAAAATTATGAATGCCATAGAACCGGTTGCTCTGCGTGGTTCCCTCGCAGAGTAA